GCTGGGTAATCAACAAGTTGAGCAGTTTATAAAGCAGGAGTGACACCTCCACCTTGgcactttttaaaattatttcatcTGTAATAAGATGTTTAACAGCTGATTTGCATATTACGGTTGTTTGCGGAATCTAAAGCTTTGTTGTTTAGAGGTTTGTAGGCTTTATTAGCTAATGAATAATCTTGCGTAACAGTCCAGTTTCTTTCCTGAATAATTCtcatgaaaagtttatattttttgaacatCTCTAAAATTCTCGATCTTAAGTTCCCATGAAAATTTACTTGGAATTTTCTGCCCCTTTGCAACCCCAAATAATGACTAGATGGTAAAGTTTCCCTTATTAGTGTCTGATTATAAATGACAGAATAAACATCGGTTGACTACCGGTTTCTTAAACATACAATAAATCAACGTTCTTCTCTGAGGTTGGATTAACCACAAGCACTTCCACTGGTTGCTGCTGATTTGTGCCTCTGCTCAAATGCCAGTAAATCTGCCACGAGAAAACATTCTCTGGTGGCTGGTTCTGTGACCCACATATGTTGTGCTTTATCCAGAACACCACGTTTGCCAGTGCGTCGCTGATGCACTCCACCAAGTGCAGGTTCATAATGATGAAGGCTGGTGTATTTTTGCCCAGCAGCATGTATGCCACTAACAAGTTGAGACAAGATATACAGACTATGGCAAAATCCAGAGTCAGGGTGTACCAGAGAGGCGGTTGGGTTGCGTTGCTATCGTCCAGGGTGTTCTCCTTACTGTTGTCAGTCACTTGTCTTGTTTGCTTTCTTTTGCGATTCAAAGTTTCGTTGATTTTCCTTAACCCCTGGGGGATTTTGAACCAAAAGAACAAAATTGTTAGAAGTGCTACACTGAAAAGCCACCAAAATGTGTAGGCCATCAGCATTAAATCTTCCtcttcacacacaaaaaagactgtCCCGGGTTCAAACTGCACCTTTATCATCATGCTTCGCCATGTTCTTAAAGAGTGGAAAAGGGCAATGAGCCACACCAGCAATGCCAAGGTCACATTCTTTTGAAACCTGGATGATGATATTTTGTTTTCGATGCCAAAGTCATTGAACCAGTGGTCTAATAAGCCAAAAAATATCATGGGCAGTGCCAGAGCTCTGCATGTCATCGACAAAAATGCGAAGGGGAAGCATGGTGACTCAAAGCTCCAGTCATCTTGTACGAGCCACGTGGTCAATAGAAGCCCCATTATCATCCAATCAAACAACACTATAGACATGCTGCATAGGCCCAAGAACGAGCTCCTCCATTTTTGGCAAAACACTTGGAAAGTGAGGGTGTCCACAGCCGCCTTCATGAGGAGGAGGATCTGGACTGTGTGGTCGGTGAGATCACTATTTTCAtctttctgcttcatgtttaccaGCATTGTGGTGATGTTTTTTGAGGCCCTCTGATATTCTGGACAAATTTCAATGATTGTCAAAGTGCTTCAGGAGGTTCTGCGGAAAAGCATAATAGGAATAGACAAGGGTGAGTACTAGTGCACCCATTCATGTGAAAATAAACGGCAGTgatggcctagtggttaaagaAGGgagcttgtaatcggagggtcgcTGGTTTCTAATCTTACCTTGgctatcactgtgggatgttgagcaagtcccttgaccctaactgctccctggtaaggttgggcatcgtttggattttaacaattccgattctgattctcaatttcgattcctgttctaaacgattctcgattccgattctttgagttgtgcagataaacaggtcacagatttcacgggagaattttttaatttgaaaaagcctttacacaggctatttttattcattcacttagttgatacactgttatttggttgctgtaatgtaactagggtattcaattacaaaggtccccaactgtaactgtaaaagtcaaacttgctgaaataacattacaaacaagttggcagcagtctaaaaaacaaaaagctgcagccccggtagatgtgaaactaaataaaacaaactcaaatcctgtatacagtggaaacagaaaaaattgttatattgtgaacctgtttatatgattgtgtcccacttgttgattcttcacaaaaaattacagttttatatctttatgtttgaagcctgaaatgtggcaaaaggtcgaaaagttcaagggggccgaaagctttcgcaaggcactgtaCTTCCAACAGACACTGTACTAGTTGAATAAATAGTCTCATTTTAATTAGTGTGTATTATGACACGATTGACAGTTGGCCAGTGCTAAACTTTACTCCTACTATGTCTTTGAAATAATATTTAGAATAACCTCTCTGTTATCTGTATTTCAAAACCATTTTGtaccagataaaaaaaaatgactctataCTAAATAAAGCATGtaaggtaattttttttattttgtattttaccaTGAGAATAAATTGCACTTATTCTTAGAATTTACAGATTGAGCATTAAGATTTCAGGTTCTTGTTTGGTTGATATCATTgagtttttttcagtcattcctATTTTTATCTCTGCagaatatttgtaatgtaaAGTAATGCAACAAGAAAAGTTAGTTTCAGTCTGTACCTTTCAGTTTGCTGTTAGTTAAATCCCATGGGGTAAATCTGATGCAGAGCTGTCCTGTGGAATATCAGGTTCAATGTCTCCCCCTGCGCTGCACCAATCTGACTGGTTTCAGTTCAAGCAGTGTTTTTATCAAGCTTGTGAGATGGCTTTACCCTTGGCGCCATTAGTCAGGCTAGTACAAtgcctgtcagaagtatgtattcatgtgggagcttaagtggatttgttaattatggccaaattagcatgtgtttgaaggttggatgtccAAAGAAGGTGTACATACTCAAGTGTTATGAATGCCATATGGGTCAAGCTCTACCAGAGATGAAAATCAACTGGAGGCAACAATCTCACATATTTACTTAAATGTTCATGAGTATGATTGTcactttaatacatttttaaatgtatatatatttcttcAACGGGCTTCAGTGTAAACATGTCTAAACCTTCATGCGATCAGGATGAACAGATGCAAACATGGAGTAGTTCTCTCCTCTGGATCCAGCTCCAACCACGATCACATGGACCAGTGAAGGCATGTTGTCCAACTGTGAACTTCAACACAAAGAAACTCGTAAACACACCACAGAAGACCCCAGTCCTTCTTTGTTTGACTTACTTTAACCTTTTCTAATCTACAAATGCACTTTAGCTATATAGACTGACTGTTCTACACGTTTTATAAATCACTATCACTGATAAAAGTCAATAGACATGTTTTAAGATGAGTCTTTGTTCTTGGTACGAGTTCGTATATAACTCAGCTGTTTGTACCAGTTCAGTCTCATTAACTGCCACAGCCGTCTGTCAGATCTTCATCAAACACGGAAACTCACCAAAGCCTCACCTGAGACGGTTGGTGTTTAATGCATGAATCACAGGGCAGTGAACTCACCATCAGCTGTTTACACTGAGCTGGAGATCCGTCTGCTGCGTTCATAGGGCCTCGTAATCTGTACAACCATTTATATTCCTTCATTAATACATTGTAACTCTATGTTCATTgactgtgcgtgtgcgtgctgTACTTCTTCGTGGGCTCACATGCACGcactcagtgactcacatcaggttgaaatgcgtgtcTCTCACGCCCCatgcgtgagacttgagagctttgctagtatatcagtgtggGTGCGGCTGCACAGACAGTCTTTGTCTGGTGTAACCCGCATtgaataaacgttttgaaatgtaatcaccaaataaggaacagtcaaaaagtatgtttcttcaaaagagaagtccacaggagctcaaaacttgtgaagccgggctctgcggtgtggctgggccctttggtggggggggggtctggggcgcatcgcgcgggcggcatcaaggaaaggcgatctggcgcgctctggggtgcctggtcggtgtgcctgggggccggcagGGCGGCTttcagcatccccttggtgccctcggcgactatgggcgtggttgtcgtccctgggggagctgctctcggtgctgcttccgttccgggcctggctctgggcccaccggcgggcgccTGCCCGTTCCGGGCGGCTCTGGCTGTCTgttgggcgggggccttggctcctctgctggggtctcgggcggggggctctctgggcccttccctcggggggttgggtgtgggtgggtgggggggctggatgctggcggggggccttggggttgggggttggggtcggtggggggatgcgctgggtgctcggctgcttggggcttcctcggatgtgtgtgtggagggcagtggctgcctctcggcctgggatcttgggggcatctggggggttgctcggccgcgggggggttgcctggggctccctggcctccgctctttctgctggcctggctgcatctacgggcccagggcagttcctgggcttgcagtagcgtttttttttttttgcccatatactggtatacgatgcactggcacgccttgggatgtgggataaaactcatactgggcttaaccttagacacgttaatcccaaatacctgctttaggtactaccattcactcattcccccctgttcacagccaccaccattatagctaagcttcacacttgtcactatactggctggattacacaacataataagcacaatatattctacaacctcacatctcaccctcactgcaaaacagtctattcttccccaccttttctatttcctgccttgagtctctcctccctgctccctttcccctccccttccccctccccctccacttaggtgtaacactgctctcccttttgatatcctccctataataaaagatttcttacccttccttagggagggctgatgatggtcacaattaagcaataaaataaatcaatgtattttattgcaataacaaaatatgcattgctgtctcataatgattgcacttcctgtcctttgacagcatgtgcagacaagtgaagaaaaaaaaaaaaaagaattacatgtactatagaggaaaaaatgttttactaacatgcatgctcttgaaatgtaaacaaatcccactccccacaaactgtatagtgcacattttaaaggtgaacaaatggtcgaacaccagccactcacgacctcacatccatttagtaataaaactcctctatttcttcttcttttcagatcctctttcatcttcattttcccctgtgtcagcagcagccttctttttttgcagttcaggtttttcaacaccatcctgtttgtcttctccgataccaaaccataacaatcacgctaacgtaagcatgtagccaattgttgtatgacacgtcacaacatagtgttcatgggaaatgtaggattagtacaaccagcagGGTTGCCCGATATACATTACGTTTTATACGCAGAAAACAGCCCAaactggcaacaatgacttgttgCATCGTTTCTGCAGCCTGCCGATTTAAACAGACTcagtggtatttgtttcattcttcaccagccaaaatggctagtaacgctacaatgtttCCCGCCACAATTAGCGGGTTGGCGGGTGTTAATTTGaagccccctggtgccttatgcggcttggggtgtggtcgtcctccctgggcgggctgctcctggtgctgcatccgttccgggtccttccggcctggggtcgggcccctgctggctctgggctcgccggcgggtgcccgctggctgcctgttcggcgcggctctggtcgtctgctgggcgtgggcttcggctcctccgctggggcctcgggcagggagttctctgggccctcccctcggggggttgggcgcgggggtggggtgggggagtggggggtctgggggttgggggtgggatcggtggcgtggtgcgctgggtccttggctccttggggctttctcgggtgtgtatggggggggcgatggctgcctctcggcttgggatcttgggggcgttcggggggctgcttggccgtggggtggtcgccgggggcccttaggctgcctgctcttgctgctggcctgactgcttcttcgggcccgggggcggctcttgggttttgcagtggcggttcttggaaatacatttgtcatggatgcactggccttgggctgtgggataacactcatactgggctcaaccttagacacgttgttcccaaatacctgttttatggaatttccactcacctcttcctctgttcacagccaccaccattattcctaaaccgcacactggtcaccaaactggcttgacaacacaacaataagcacaatatacacaaccacaatttcacatcgcatcacttaaaacctaacaactattccccacccattctatatcctatcttgtatccctcttccctgttaacttccccatccccctccaacccctcactttggtgtaacactgccctctctcttttacatcctccctttaataaagtatttcttacccttccctagggagggctggtgatggtcacaattatgcaatgaaataaataaatttatttaattgcaataataaaatatgcattgctgttaaaagattgcacttcttgtagtgttaaccttcgacagcatgtgcagacaaggtaaaaaaaaaaaaaaaaaaaaatttgaagcCCTGctgataactgacaatatctggaaaagcgGAGACTTAGCACTGGtttctctgagtgctcttgttttagaTGAATTCCCAAGATTATGATATTTTTCTGTAGTGTGATGTCATCTTGGTTATTATTATCACTTCTTTCTCATAGGATGTAGGACGAATGAAGATTGAGCTGTTTGCGGATGTGGTTCCAAAGACAGCGGAGAACTTTCGGTGAGGAACATAACAGCTGATTTTAGGCCATCATCCTGTGACTAACATTTACCTTCTTACACGCACTTTGAATTGCGTGCATTACTAAAGCCACAAGAACACGTACATGGTGTAAAACCCCCCCGCTGAAAactattttcttttcaaaaaaaacattgtttattatttattgtcacTTCTGTCTGTTCTACTTGTTGATATTCAAACTGCTTATTGTCTTTGCCTTCaacttgtttttcattttgagatttttttttttacaattgtaATGTGTGACATATTTTCATTACTTAAATTCTGAACATATACGTTTTAATACTTACATTTTGATCCTAGTGATTGTCATGATTAATCAGTTGTAGTGGTCTTGTGTATAATCATTAGCTACAGAAAGTCAAGCGTTAGTTGAGTTTGATTGTTTTGAAGTGTTGCCATGATATTGTTTGCATGTGTGAAGGTGTTAATCATATTTTTTACCTCATCTATTACAGGCAGTTCTGCACCGGCGAGTTCAAGTAAGcctgttattgttgagctgtgGCTCACCTACTTATTAAGGACACGCACACTCCTGTGAAATATTTGAGCCATTGTATGTGTGCTTATTAAAAATGGATTCGCATTCTACCTGCCAACTGTCAAAACAATGAGAATCAGGCACGTGCAAATAGTATGTATTGCAATGGCCTTTGTTTTGGATCTACTTTGTATGAGTTTAGTCTGTGTTTAGtgaggctgaacgattaatagCATTTGCGATATTCTCGCAAtgtcataaaacacaattttgtaaTCGTCAAAGgctacgatttttttttttgggccgaCAAGCTACATCCTTATCGGCCCTGTTACCGATATTTTTAAGGTTGCGTTGATCGTCAAGCCTCAGACAAGCATTGATACTGCCGTGCTGCCCGTCAGTCCTCCTAACCCACATGCGGAGCTGACTGatgggaggggctactgtaGACAATGCTCACCTCTTCGCCTCGCTTCATGAGTAGGCATGTCTGGAGATGCCATCTAcacatgtattattgttttcagccaaaaaactgcacaatacagtaaaacacggctatttaagcggctattgtgattttgagtcagaaacgTGTGCcactgcagaaccagagcagcagaagcagataagttgtgtgtgtgcgagcCGTGCGGGGTTCTTCACGGCATAGCCTTTAGCCTAGCCGACAGTCCTCTGTGGCAGCCATGCTTCTGCTGTCTGTCAAGCCGCCTCCGTCTGCTCCAGTGGTGACAAGTGCTGGCAGAAAAACTCATTGCTTTATGGACCGCTGGGTCAGTCGAAGGCTAGGTTTCCCCACACTTGTTGTCACGAGCCAGTGCAGCAGCAGCCATCAAAGGCACAGCTCACTAATTCTAAGtttgcacaatttttcattaagttgtttgatatgcttgatttgaatatttgtattgtttagtcacttggtttagtgttttgttaatagaaaaaagttatttatttttttttttactattttacatttatagtgttttatttagaactgtttattttgtatttttcatttattttgtgtgccttattgttaaaatgttcaaaaattaacagattgatgttcattatttgttttagttttttattattttgtgtttttccattgatttaaaaaaaagtaaggtaTCTAAAGTACCGGATCCATAagagtagtagtatagtagtacacccatccctaatgttgaagaggtaaagccacagatttgtttgctttattgttgtaatctgtgctttaaaatttacatttcatatttatttaaagtttaaaggaTTAACTTGCTGTGATGTGTCCTAATTAAGTTCTCCTTCCGTTCCAACAGGAAAGACGGTGTTCCGATTGGTTTCAAAGGCTGCATGTTCCACAGGTGGTTTACACTCACTGTTGGATGAGTTCCATTTAATTAACATTATACCTGTTGGGTATTTTATATCTGCCAGCTCTCAGGCAGGATTTACTAACAAAACCCACACTGTTTGTGTGAAACCACTCTGTCCGTAGTCATGAACACAATCAACTGAAAACTACAATCAAAGACCGTTAAGTAACGCTTACTTTTCAGAGTCAAAGCTATCACAAGTACCCAGAATAAACTCTCCTGGGTGTTTGACTACTATTATtagaaatgttcttttttttttttttcacacccaaAAAGACTTGCATTCAAAAAGTAGTTTAACGATTAAAAGATGAAGTAAACCAGAAGTAATGGAAGTAATAGAACTGGTAATTTCCCACATCAAAACTGACGGAAATCCTTATTTTAAAGAGGAACCTATAAAATCTGCGGTAACGTAATCGCAGacggaatcaaccaatgaaaacagttaaatgcaaaaatggacagaatcggtaTGAAACGCCGTCACAGTGAGGcaaggaacatttttttatggggaaatgtttccggggagcgctcattaggtgcaccgccctcccccctCTTGTCCTGGTTGCATTAAACATTGACTAAACCACAAACAtcatctaaactgccaaaaaactatgtaaatcatcactgactcctaaatacagagccgaccagtgcccgtttaactttgctgtgcctctAAAGCTCCGTCCATTTCTCGTGTAGCgcatgatcagctttaatcagcttcacctgctttgaacaacatctcatcagagctacagaagatctgtgggaaaaagttgttctgttattttggacgagaccaaaataacagaacagtctgaaacatcgtaagTTAATTGTAACTTCTGcatgaaataactgatgcatccttgtgtccatttatttttgtgtaattgttgcggtctggaatg
This portion of the Gouania willdenowi chromosome 7, fGouWil2.1, whole genome shotgun sequence genome encodes:
- the LOC114467599 gene encoding uncharacterized protein LOC114467599, giving the protein MLVNMKQKDENSDLTDHTVQILLLMKAAVDTLTFQVFCQKWRSSFLGLCSMSIVLFDWMIMGLLLTTWLVQDDWSFESPCFPFAFLSMTCRALALPMIFFGLLDHWFNDFGIENKISSSRFQKNVTLALLVWLIALFHSLRTWRSMMIKVQFEPGTVFFVCEEEDLMLMAYTFWWLFSVALLTILFFWFKIPQGLRKINETLNRKRKQTRQVTDNSKENTLDDSNATQPPLWYTLTLDFAIVCISCLNLLVAYMLLGKNTPAFIIMNLHLVECISDALANVVFWIKHNICGSQNQPPENVFSWQIYWHLSRGTNQQQPVEVLVVNPTSEKNVDLLYV